In Pogoniulus pusillus isolate bPogPus1 chromosome 41, bPogPus1.pri, whole genome shotgun sequence, a genomic segment contains:
- the KLHL33 gene encoding kelch-like protein 33, translating into MRPAGEMWVTEGPASARWSLQDGAHAGHFLAAAEQLRAAGLLVDVAVGPEGDAAHAVVLASISSFFLRLLEDRSGELRQGPPPRVALPPGVSLWGWRALLAFAYGGAVPRGRQQEVAEAAQALGAPRLAAACALRLENDSREGGPEPLEEQWETLRAMKQLHGSGLGCDLQLQAGDEVIPVQRLALSCSCDFFRALFTCPMREATHDPAAPLATGLSPAELRLLLSFAYTGAVAGPWPTVLEAAETSLRYQAWGLLTLCLDVFTHGLTPETAPDVLSFAVTYELAQVGHVAEDYILATFPSVVATPAFLDLPPPLLIRLLRSDRLNVLHELEALEAASRWLLANGGGQEALAKEVLSSVRFALMSTCELKKVKAVTAGVAAPSLVQELLVAGFAPAAQLPCRVRALQEVLVVCGGEKVTSNLAARKPSRHLWFAHCYLSAVGLVKKVEWRALGRFPDGPRFRHAVAVVGNTLYVLGGKHYYGVHDTLASVYRYEPMEDAWERLASMSCGRSYFAAAALGEFIYALGGSSGELYCTDTVECYDLANDTWRRCQPLPMALCAHAACALDGALYVSGGFDEACQCQASLVRYVPGAPATLLAPMNGHRAGHVMEEAGGQLYVAGGLCHRAGHTGYRDQLAFEVYSPKLNSWALLSPLPRAHVVGSAAVLGGELVVLGGYSHETYQNTHLIHAYQPGSRRWISRGTLPHAYADLQACVLTVPSALRGPSCPEDPSRSPGIPNNV; encoded by the exons ATGCGTCCCGCAGGCGAGATGTGGGTCACGGAGGGGCCAGCCTCGGCCCGCTGGAGCCTGCAGGACGGGGCCCACGCCGGACACTTCCTGGCCGCAGCCGAGCAGCTCCGCGCCGCAGGACTCCTGGTGGACGTGGCCGTGGGCCCGGAGGGGGACGCGGCCCACGCTGTGGTCCTGGCCTCCATCAGCTCCTTCTTCCTCCGCTTGCTGGAGGACAGGAGCGGTGAGCTGCGCCAGGGCCCCCCGCCCCGCGTCGCCCTGCCCCCCGGGGTCTCGCTGTGGGGCTGGAGAGCGCTGCTGGCCTTCGCCTATGGGGGGGCTGTGCCCCGCGGGCGGCAGCAGGAGGTGGCGGAGGCTGCCCAGGCGCTGGGCGCTCCCCGGCTGGcggcagcctgtgccctgcgGCTGGAGAACGACAGCCGGGAGGGGGGTCCCGAGCCCCTGGAGGAGCAGTGGGAAACGCTAAGAGCCAtgaagcagctccatggcagTGGCCTGGGCTGCGAcctccagctccaggcaggggacGAGGTCATCCcag tTCAGcgcctggccttgagctgctCCTGTGACTTCTTCCGGGCCCTCTTCACTTGCCCCATGCGGGAGGCCACCCACGACCCCGCGGCCCCGCTGGCCACGGGGCTGTCCCCGGCAGAGCTGCGCCTCCTGCTCTCCTTCGCCTACACGGGGGCCGTGGCAGGGCCATGGCCCACGGTCCTGGAGGCAGCTGAGACCTCCCTGCGCTACCAGGCCTGGGGGCTCCTCACGCTCTGCCTGGATGTCTTCACCCACGGCCTGACCCCAGAGACTGCCCCGGACGTGCTGTCCTTTGCCGTCACTTACGAGCTGGCCCAGGTGGGCCACGTAGCGGAGGACTACATCTTGGCCACCTTCCCCAGCGTGGTGGCCACGCCAGCCTTCCTggacctccccccacccctcctcatCCGCCTGCTCCGCTCCGACCGCCTCAACGTCCTGCACGAGCTGGAGGCGCTGGAGGCAGCCTCGCGATGGCTGCTGGCCAACGGCGGCGGCCAAGAGGCCCTGGCCAAGGAGGTGCTCTCGTCCGTGCGCTTCGCCCTCATGTCCACCTGCGAGCTGAAGAAGGTGAAGGCAGTGACCGCAGGGGTGGCCGCCCCCAGCCTtgtccaggagctgctggtggcagggtTCGCCCCCGCGGCCCAGCTGCCCTGCCGGGTGCGCGCCctgcaggaggtgctggtggtgtGCGGCGGAGAAAAAGTcacctccaacctggctgccaGGAAGCCCAGCAGGCACCTCTGGTTTGCCCACTGCTACCTGAGCGCTGTGGGGCTGGTGAAGAAGGTGGAGTGGAGGGCACTGGGACGCTTCCCTGATGGGCCACGCTTCCGGCACGCCGTGGCCGTGGTGGGCAACACCCTCTACGTCCTGGGTGGGAAGCACTACTATGGGGTCCATGATACCCTGGCCAGCGTCTACAG GTACGAGCCCATGGAGGACGCCTGGGAGCGCCTGGCCAGCATGAGCTGTGGGCGCAGCTACTTCGCCGCGGCGGCGCTGGGGGAGTTCATCTACGCCctggggggcagctctggggagctcTACTGCACAGACACTGTGGAGTGCTATGACCTGGCCAATGACACCTGGAG gaggtgccagcccCTGCCGATGGCTCTGTGTGCGCACGCGGCCTGTGCCCTGGACGGTGCCCTCTACGTGTCGGGGGGCTTTGATGAGGCATGCCAGTGCCAGGCCTCCTTGGTGCGCTACGTCCCAGGGGCTCCTGCCACGCTGCTGGCCCCCATGAATGGCCACCGAGCTGGGCACGTGATGGAGGAGGCAGGTGGGCAGCTCTATGTGGCTGGGGGGCTCTGCCACCGGGCCGGGCACACAGGCTACAGGGACCAGCTGGCTTTTGAGGTCTACAGCCCCAAGCTGAACAGCTGGGCCCTGCTCAGCCCCCTGCCCCGTGCCCATGTGGTGgggagtgcagctgtgctggggggagagctggttgtgctgggggggtaCAGCCATGAGACCTACCAGAACACCCACCTGATCCATGCCTACCAGCCGGGCAGCCGGCGCTGGATCAGCAGGGGCACCTTGCCCCATGCCTATGCTGACCTCCAAGCCTGTGTCCTCACTGTGCCCTCTGCCTTGCGTGGCCCCAGCTGCCCTGAGGACCCCTCAAGGTCCCCTGGCATTCCCAATAATGTTTAG
- the GP1BA gene encoding platelet glycoprotein Ib alpha chain, translated as MWVPVLLLLPALLPPASTSDPDQPCPSELNKVKDLLEVNCTEQSLSKVPAGLPEDAGILLLSTNRFTSLSTAEFLRLTQLQHLDLSHNALVVLHTGPLLLALRELILSHNELWELPTLQGLPALTHLALAHNRLATLAPGAFRAVPRLQDLDLRGNQLQTLPQKAFEGLRALRDLDLSDNLLAELPAELLQDLQRLEILWLSGNRLRSLPSGFFPEGHIFMYVFLTENPWHCDCHLRYLRLWIRHNEDSVYQPERGLEKTKVEVAPEKVLCHSPPELQRKPIIYFRPDCGTEGDADEEEEDDYGDGEEPTEIATRSTLPLPQPSPEESTAALRSSHPPLLTATAPPPSAPPSSTPAPSTLPTALASTTAPSPTPAPSTAPPSTAPPSTAPPSTAPPSTAPTAPPPHSPSTLPSTTLPSSTSLPTTTATAPPSTSSSPQTTLATSTTNTFTTPRVTTGTAATTPTAVPSPAVPEASSPVRAPSPPLTPTTLLGSSTLLSTHAPSPPATLGTTHFTHPAPSPSPAPVPLCPCSIQGPAVHMLHSQAGAGGPQWGQWVLRHCCLLHWGLYLTSLILLVLMMLALAGCLAWLCLVGRTSWHKSWQTQEVQYPLLERREATESSAAHLSSSKSHSQHRTFCTIREVELWPEVTYCTFKDLSFQRHPPAPASFRTTKQLWVRRSPPEASFQCFSEEPTVAAASCPRAPSAYSLDRGVRAMGRVTVKYAGNTW; from the exons ATGTGGGTCcctgtcctgctcctcctcccagccctgctgcccccagccagcACTTCAGACCCAGACCAGCCCTGCCCTTCGGAGCTGAACAAGGTGAAGGACCTGCTGGAGGTGAACTGCACGGAGCAGAGTCTCAGCAAGGTGCCCGCGGGTCTGCCTGAGGACGCTGGcatcctgctgctcagcaccaacCGCTTCACCTCGCTCTCCACCGCCGAATTCCTGCGcctcacccagctgcagcacctggaCCTGTCCCACAACGCGCTGGTGGTGCTGCACACCGggcccctgctgctggccctgcggGAGCTGATCCTGTCCCACAACGAGCTGTGGGAGCTGCCCACCCTGCAGGGCCTGCCCGCGCTCACCCACCTGGCCCTGGCCCACAACCGCCTGGCAACGCTGGCCCCGGGGGCGTTCCGAGCCGTGCCGCGGCTGCAGGACCTGGACCTGCGAGGGAACCAGCTGCAGACGCTGCCGCAGAAGGCTTTCGAGGGGCTGAGGGCGCTCAGGGACTTGGACCTGTCGGACAACCTGCTGGCGGAGCTGCCcgcggagctgctgcaggacctgcaGAGGCTGGAGATCCTCTGGCTGTCGGGGAACCGCCTGCGGAGCCTGCCCAGCGGCTTCTTCCCCGAGGGGCACATCTTCATGTACGTCTTCCTCACCGAGAACCCCTGGCACTGCGACTGCCACCTGCGCTACCTGCGCCTCTGGATCCGCCACAACGAGGACAGCGTCTACCAGCccgagaggggcctggagaagacCAAGGTGGAGGTGGCCCCCGAGAAGGTGCTGTGCCACAGCCCCCCCGAGCTCCAGCGCAAGCCTATCATCTACTTCAGGCCCGACTGCGGCACCGAGGGCGATGCggatgaggaagaagaggatgaCTACGGTGACGGGGAAGAACCCACGGAGATAGCCACCAGGAGCACCTTGCCcctccctcagcccagccccgaGGAGAGCACTGCTGCGCTGCGCAGCTCCCACCCacctctgctcactgccacaGCGCCCCCCCCCAGCGCCCCTCCCAGCTCCACGCCTGCCCCAAGCACTTTGCCTACAGCGCTGGCAAGCaccacagcccccagccccaccccggcccccagcactgctccccccagcactgctccccccagcactgctccccccagcactgctccccccagcactgctccca cagcaccccccccgcacagccccagcaccctcccctccaccaccctcccctccagcacctcactgccAACCACCACGGCCACCGCACCTCCCAgtaccagcagcagcccccaaaCCACCCTTGCCACCAGCACTACCAACACCTTCACGACTCCCAGGGTGaccactggcactgctgccaccaccCCTACAGCAGTTCCTTCTCCTGCCGTGCCAGAGGCTTCTTCCCCTGTCAgagctccatctcctcctctgaCACCCACCACGCTGCTGGGCTCTAGCACCCTGCTTTCCACTCATGCCCCATCACCACCAGCTACCCTGGGCACCACACACTTCACccaccctgcaccttccccttcaCCTGCTCCTGTGCCCCTCTGCCCATGCTCCATCCAGGGACCAGCTGTCCACATGCTGCACtcgcaggcaggggcaggaggtccACAGTGGGGACAGtgggtgctgaggcactgctgcctgttgcACTGGGGGCTCTACCTGACCTCCTTGATTCTGCTTGTCCTGATGATGCTGGCTCTAGCAGGGTGCCTGGCATGGCTGTGCCTGGTGGGTCGAACCTCCTGGCACAAGTCCTGGCAGACCCAAGAGGTCCAGTACCCACTGCTAGAGCGGCGGGAGGCaacagagagctctgcagcgCATCTCAGCAGCTCCAAGAGCCACAGCCAGCACCGCACGTTCTGTACCATCAGGGAAGTAGAGCTGTGGCCCGAGGTCACTTACTGCACCTTCAAAGACCTGAGCTTCCAGCGCCACCCTCCCGCGCCTGCCTCCTTCCGCACcacaaagcagctctgggtCCGCCGCAGCCCTCCGGAGGCTTCGTTCCAGTGCTTCTCCGAGGAGCCGACGGTCGCCGCCGCCAGCTGCCCGAGGGCCCCTTCTGCCTACAGCCTGGACAGGGGAGTCAGGGCCATGGGCAGAGTCACCGTGAAATATGCTGGCAACACCTGGTGA